A portion of the Ptiloglossa arizonensis isolate GNS036 chromosome 11, iyPtiAriz1_principal, whole genome shotgun sequence genome contains these proteins:
- the Bap170 gene encoding brahma associated protein 170kD isoform X2, producing MERYFCAQCTPDRASLHAQCRAVRSLPCRCSVCSSVTIISAGTRSVCSSVVNTRNEWISLCEQFHLPNGCVNSGVGLKQIYLRYLDRYEKVHFLGEDGQQADDDDEDSRHRKWSARALHSVPLTYNHHQHNVAESLRDYNGLSSDLYKPSNYDKLALSLLSPLPNEQDFAINVCTLLSNEGKHILRLDKYPRLVNILLAHAGVFDSPGTRQLFIEVYSRVRNYSINSFWSDVLDSQDVIDLTNERTFMKKPTASPQTFSRRKILEKEKQNKSAAPTENDEASTSMDIDGVLPDCPRLDPIGSLQDENLKDQNQNSIKFEEEDKDLFCVGRTLGTQDPYGQRVLQIASILRNLSFTPENAAILGRNRCFLRFVLLCVRARWSNLHQLGFDILGNIANEIILKEAGERITDVVLSCVAKGIESQDRFIVISCLEVLNKISQQDSNEEIVTFGLEDNVYELICRFLALNDIALLVYTLECLYALTSLGERPCTSVARVRGAIDTLVALVTVEAQSYGPKACILMRVIETVSTVAAPPNTTQNTPVTAAAPAATVSASVPTTPATITAAPAPVSPAPSRPTTPAATAAKSTTHKAVETSNSLQQQHAHQQIIQENEQFALGWLRATFEPAPGVRIEQEELYKKYLGCCTKIGRRGVIAPLHFPRCVRSVFGGSVGPNPLKGETTGTQYYEGIRVRATPPQVTYPSQTAVGTNTAPIPAVNTTPVKVLPVQQRTIKSISPAPDSTALDNPASGPQKTPAPASPILKAQLSAPPKPPSSTTSNTSNQSQNPVTKVDSKSQVSVSHPHLSQALLSSGSQTQPQQQQLQQVQQSQIIQVVAKEDNRSGTTSSSIIKSLLATKVTVSSDCMPSTAATCVSTPTACVTNTTASIASSISANQLITSNQVAQRQQQQRLLQQQLTNVSQPPVNTTTSTILPKTPINSKQKPAITPIPAKKIQRLNGAKFIMTNNCDKTEINDNENVNQIATSTTSSTVVMNSTENHISSTIKVCRPPTATTLNKTNQRSTCTSIAEDSDSTNNSLASSSGIGGSRDCSGVGVEEENSLTSFEGILLNGAPSNMDIDVQEDGSSKDSSSVTSKEKPLQSMMLADLLERKVEKEPILNGVLGKNSISEKGMDLVENHIKKVLKESPTDIKIKTEVEEGNVIQTEVSEETLIEPPRGIKRAASDSDEIDVKKLKYSNGTMSPDPAVDSTTAESTVSSIKSEEQDDDKDSEKATVSSTAANLYAALAADCIEDETDLDENVNVNKEEPPPTIKEESHIFVNQINHHHHQQQQQQQQQQQQQQQQQQQQQQQQQQQQQQQQQQQQQQQQQQQQQQQQQQQQQQQQQQQQQPSQQQTQQQLQQQAQQQLQQQAQQQAQQQLQQQAQQQLQQQAQQQLQQQAQQLQQQAQQLQQHHQQQLQQHQQQLQQQQQQQHQQHQQQLIVAAPRQIVVQQTIQPNNQVIIPTAAVKGRQTQPQPQVLLQQGAGGQLQYVVSGGVPGQNYVLAQPQTTLVQGQAQTVLVAQTTQQQGTGAKTIIILQPQTAAQPTQQKMVAVTPQGQQVVVTQVSRPILQSPALGNIPPPLVPTSGTIPQTSIIVNSSVAQTNPNTVTVTIPAMAQQTPVSTSVPSRVVTPTPASTPPPTRPTTPHQAAATHGLPTKQPVKVIKTVSSSTSTEPESKPSTSQNLPENKTITIKIDPNAYLCEWRGCLRQFKTPHEVYLHVCEAHCPTGGEEILCLWASCDALKRRRFSLMTHLYDRHCNAETMSMRRKQLTVTGKTEVSTSTTPTPHHPGYAPNAAFHAIKRHALEFVNPKELMQRPTKPAAATTSSSSPRPGQNPPPEQDDNEGPVTKSIRLTAALILRNLVIYSTHGRRHLRAYEPHLAGVALSNVESSRTIAQVLYDMNDQSSSSHR from the exons AATCTCTTCGTGATTACAATGGCCTTTCATCGGACCTCTACAAGCCATCCAACTACGATAAGCTTGCACTCTCTCTCCTCTCGCCGCTTCCCAACGAGCAGGACTTTGCCATCAACGTTTGCACGTTGCTGTCGAATGAGGGCAAGCACATCTTGCGTCTCGACAAGTATCCCCGTCTTGTGAACATTCTTCTGGCGCACGCGGGTGTGTTCGACTCGCCGGGTACGCGGCAGCTCTTCATCGAGGTCTACTCCCGCGTAAGGAATTACTCGATCAACTCCTTCTGGTCAGATGTCCTCGACTCTCAGGACGTGATAGATCTCACGAACGAAAGGACGTTCATGAAGAAGCCGACCGCCAGCCCGCAAACCTTTTCCAGGCGGAAAATCTTGGAGAAGGAGAAACAGAACAAAAGCGCCGCGCCGACAGAGAACGATGAGGCCTCTACGTCGATGGACATCGATGGG GTGCTTCCAGATTGCCCGAGATTGGATCCGATTGGATCTCTTCAGGATGAGAATTTGAAAGATCAGAACCAAAACTCTATAAAGTTTGAGGAGGAGGACAAAGACTTGTTTTGTGTTGGACGAACACTAGGAACACAGGATCCTTATGGTCAACGTGTGCTACAAATTGCATCCATCTTACGGAATCTAAGTTTCACCCCAGAAAATGCTGCTATATTGGGGAGGAATCGGTGTTTCTTGAGATTCGTACTATTGTGTGTGAGAGCAAGATGGAGTAATTTGCATCAGCTTGGCTTTGACATACTAGGGAACATAGCGAATGAAATAATCTTAAAAGAGGCTGGTGAAAGGATAACAGATGTTGTGTTGTCATGTGTGGCGAAGGGAATTGAATCCCAGGACAGGTTTATCGTTATTTCCTGTTTGGAGGTGCTTAATAAAATTAGCCAACAAGACAGCAATGAAGAAATCGTTACGTTTGGATTAGAGGACAATGTTTATGAACTTATATGCAG GTTTTTAGCTCTGAACGACATAGCACTTTTAGTGTATACCTTAGAGTGTTTATATGCTTTGACTTCTTTGGGTGAAAGGCCATGTACTAGCGTCGCGCGGGTACGCGGAGCTATTGACACGTTAGTCGCCCTTGTAACCGTAGAAGCGCAGAGTTATGGACCGAAAGCTTGTATTCTGATGAGAGTGATCGAAACAGTGTCCACCGTGGCGGCACCACCAAATACCACTCAGAATACTCCGGTTACCGCTGCTGCTCCAGCTGCAACAGTGTCCGCGTCTGTACCAACTACTCCGGCAACAATTACTGCAGCACCAGCTCCTGTTAGCCCAGCACCTTCGCGACCAACGACTCCAGCTGCGACTGCAGCAAAATCTACAACGCACA AAGCAGTGGAGACAAGCAATTCCCTTCAACAGCAACATGCACACCAACAAATCATACAGGAAAATGAGCAATTTGCCCTAGGTTGGTTAAGAGCTACTTTTGAACCTGCACCAGGTGTGCGAATAGAGCAAGAAGAATTGTACAAGAAGTATCTTGGTTGCTGCACAAAGATTGGCAGACGAGGCGTCATTGCCCCACTTCACTTTCCAAGATGTGTTAG ATCTGTATTTGGTGGAAGCGTTGGACCAAATCCATTGAAAGGTGAAACAACTGGTACTCAGTATTACGAAGGAATCAGAGTACGGGCCACACCTCCCCAAGTAACTTATCCGAGCCAAACTGCAGTTGGGACTAACACAGCTCCAATTCCAGCAGTCAACACAACTCCAGTAAAGGTGCTTCCCGTACAACAGCGTACAATCAAGAGTATAAGTCCTGCTCCTGATAGCACGGCCCTAGACAATCCTGCATCTGGGCCTCAAAAAACCCCTGCCCCAGCGTCACCTATCTTAAAAGCCCAATTATCTGCCCCACCAAAACCACCCTCCTCCACTACTTCAAATACTTCGAATCAATCCCAAAATCCAGTCACCAAGGTTGATTCTAAAAGTCAG GTGTCGGTATCGCATCCTCACCTGAGTCAAGCATTGCTGTCTAGTGGTTCCCAAACACAACCGCAACAGCAACAACTACAGCAAGTACAACAGTCTCAAATTATCCAGGTAGTTGCAAAGGAAGATAACCGAAGTGGTACTACATCCAGTTCCATAATAAAAAGCCTTCTGGCTACTAAGGTAACGGTCAGCAGCGACTGCATGCCCAGTACTGCTGCGACTTGTGTGTCTACCCCTACTGCCTGTGTAACAAACACTACTGCTAGCATCGCATCCAGCATCAGTGCCAACCAGCTAATAACCAGCAACCAG GTTGCACAACGCCAACAGCAGCAGAGGTTATTGCAGCAACAGTTAACTAACGTGTCACAGCCACCCGTAAATACAACTACATCAACAATACTCCCAAAGACTCCCATCAACTCGAAACAAAAACCAGCTATTACACCCATTCCTGCCAAAAAGATACAAAGGCTTAATGGAGCCAAATTTATTATGACTAATAATTGCGACAag acTGAAATAAATGATAATGAAAATGTCAACCAAATCGCAACATCGACAACTTCTTCCACTGTGGTTATGAACTCGACGGAAAATCACATATCGTCCACAATTAAAGTATGTCGGCCTCCAACTGCAACTACCCTAAACAAAACAAACCAACGCTCCACTTGTACATCAATCGCTGAAGATTCGGACTCGACCAACAATTCTTTAGCGTCTAGTAGTGGTATAGGTGGTAGCAGAGATTGTTCTGGTGTTGGTGTCGAAGAAGAGAACTCCTTAACGAGTTTTGAAGGAATCCTCTTAAACGGTGCACCGAGTAACATGGATATCGATGTACAGGAGGATGGGTCCTCGAAAGATTCATCCAGTGTAACTTCTAAAGAGAAACCTTTGCAAAGTATGATGCTCGCAGATCTGTTAGAGAGGAAGGTCGAGAAAGAACCCATTTTGAACGGTGTCCTGGGAAAGAATTCGATTAGCGAAAAAGGAATGGACCTGGTAGAGAATCACATTAAGAAAGTACTAAAAGAATCTCCAACTGACATTAAAATAAAAACCGAGGTAGAAGAAGGTAATGTTATACAGACAGAAGTGTCTGAAGAGACCTTGATCGAACCGCCAAGAGGGATAAAAAGGGCCGCGAGTGATTCCGACGAAATAGATGtgaagaaattgaaatattccaaCGGTACGATGTCACCGGATCCTGCTGTTGATTCGACAACTGCTGAATCTACTGTCTCGAGTATAAAGTCTGAGGAACAAGATGACGACAAAGATAGCGAGAAGGCAACTGTCTCATCTACTGCTGCGAACCTTTACGCCGCTCTGGCTGCAGACTGTATAGAAGATGAAACCGACCTCGACGAaaacgtaaatgttaataaggaAGAACCTCCTCCTACGATAAAGGAAGAGTCTCATATATTCGTCAATCAAAttaatcatcatcatcatcaacagcagcaacagcagcagcagcagcagcagcagcaacaacagcagcagcagcagcagcagcagcaacagcagcaacagcagcagcagcagcagcagcaacaacaacaacaacaacagcagcagcagcagcagcagcagcagcaacaacagcagcagcagcagcagcagcagcaacaacaaccgtCGCAGCAACAGACTCAACAACAACTGCAGCAGCAGGCTCAACAACAATTGCAGCAGCAGGCACAGCAACAGGCACAGCAGCAATTGCAGCAGCAGGCGCAACAACAACTGCAGCAACAAGCTCAACAACAATTGCAGCAGCAGGCACAACAACTACAGCAACAGGCACAACAATTGCAACAGCATCATCAGCAACAATTACAACAGCATCAACAACAGctccaacagcagcagcagcaacagcatcaACAACATCAACAACAACTTATTGTCGCGGCTCCTAGACAGATAGTAGTTCAACAAACGATACAACCAAACAATCAAGTTATTATACCAACTGCTGCGGTGAAGGGAAGACAAACGCAACCTCAGCCACAAGTTTTGCTACAGCAAGGAGCAGGAGGTCAATTACAATATGTTGTTTCTGGTGGTGTTCCCGGTCAAAATTACGTTTTGGCTCAGCCACAGACCACGCTGGTTCAGGGTCAAGCGCAGACTGTTCTGGTGGCACAGACAACGCAACAACAGGGAACGGGCGCAAAGACTATTATCATTTTGCAACCTCAAACGGCTGCTCAACCTACCCAACAAAAAATGGTGGCAGTCACGCCTCAGGGACAGCAAGTTGTTGTCACACAAGTATCGCGTCCTATTCTACAGAGCCCTGCGCTTGGGAATATACCTCCGCCGCTCGTTCCAACATCGGGCACAATTCCACAAACTTCCATAATAGTAAACAGTTCGGTAGCACAAACAAATCCAAACACGGTAACTGTCACAATCCCTGCGATGGCTCAACAGACGCCCGTGTCGACGAGCGTGCCGTCCAGAGTCGTGACGCCCACTCCGGCGTCGACACCACCACCCACCAGACCCACAACACCCCATCAAGCGGCTGCCACGCACGGATTGCCAACGAAACAACCTGTTAAAGTTATAAAGACTGTCAGTTCCTCGACCTCCACGGAGCCAGAATCTAAACCATCTACGAGTCAAAATCTACCGGAGAACAAGACTATCACGATAAAAATTGATCCCAATGCTTATTTGTGCGAATGGCGGGGATGCTTGAG ACAATTCAAAACACCGCACGAAGTTTATCTTCATGTCTGCGAGGCGCATTGTCCAACTGGCGGAGAAGAAATATTGTGTCTTTGGGCAAGTTGCGATGCCTTAAAAAGGCGTAGGTTTTCGTTAATGACGCACTTGTACGATAGGCATTGTAACGCAGAA ACAATGTCGATGAGAAGGAAACAGTTAACGGTGACTGGGAAAACCGAAGTTTCCACGTCGACAACGCCGACTCCTCACCATCCTGGCTATGCACCGAATGCAGCATTCCATGCAATTAAACGGCACGCCTTGGAATTTGTAAATCCGAAGGAGTTGATG CAAAGGCCGACCAAGCCCGCTGCAGCCACCACAAGCTCTTCTTCCCCCAGACCTGGGCAAAATCCTCCACCAGAACAG GACGACAACGAAGGTCCAGTGACCAAAAGTATTCGCTTGACAGCAGCTCTTATTCTCAGAAACCTAGTCATATATTCAACACATGGCAGaag GCACCTCAGAGCATATGAACCACATTTGGCAGGTGTGGCATTGAGTAACGTTGAATCATCGAGAACAATCGCACAAGTTCTGTACGATATGAACGATCAAAGCAGCAGTAGCCATAGGTGA